TTCATCCCGGGCATCACGACCGGCTACGACAGCCTCGAGGCCGCCGGCCACGAGTCCCACGCCAAGCTCCTGGGGATCTTCCAGGTGTCGGTGCTCCACAACATCGTCCACCTCCTGTTCGGGGCCGCCGGCCTGGCGCTCGCGCGCACCGCCTCGGGTGCCAGGACGTACCTCATCGGCGGCGGTGTGGTCTACCTGGTGCTGTGGCTCTACGGCCTGGTCATCGACAAGTCGTCGCAGGCCAACTTCGTGCCGCTCAACACCGCAGACGACTGGCTGCACTTCGTGCTGGGCCTGGGCATGATCGCCCTCGGCGTGGTGCTCGGCAAGCGCCCGGCGACGCGCTGATCCGCTGATCCCATGGCCACCGGGGACAGGCTCCACTTCATCGGCAACGCCACCACGGTCCTGACGCTGGGGTCCTTC
This genomic stretch from Nocardioides renjunii harbors:
- a CDS encoding DUF4383 domain-containing protein, which produces MADNMHVRSTSTATRAPVQAAAAAVGAVFLLVGVLGFIPGITTGYDSLEAAGHESHAKLLGIFQVSVLHNIVHLLFGAAGLALARTASGARTYLIGGGVVYLVLWLYGLVIDKSSQANFVPLNTADDWLHFVLGLGMIALGVVLGKRPATR